The following are encoded together in the Macrobrachium nipponense isolate FS-2020 chromosome 14, ASM1510439v2, whole genome shotgun sequence genome:
- the LOC135226337 gene encoding uncharacterized protein LOC135226337, translating into MQSFMKSNKILSRVMEHIRVSCSSDQGPPEPKSPTPSGSDQQPKPGEIEAVTLMTDETPVIVASMRGGHRCLAADRSECAFVKYLPGQEAYPLPVSESKISESTENGKVSSGRTRTYCHRTFSTTSNINRHLRLGHGVTPNTEQQGKYRHKKIANKRILCLRCGKDYKLWKYYSCHLKLGRCNKKNDQ; encoded by the exons ATGCAGTCTTTCATGAAGTCAAATAAG ATTCTCTCAAGAGTGATGGAGCACATACGGGTATCCTGCTCAAGTGACCAGGGGCCGCCCGAGCCAAAGTCTCCAACTCCAAGCGGTTCAGACCAGCAACCGAAGCCGGGGGAGATCGAGGCCGTTACCTTAATGACAGATGAAACtcctgtgatagtggcttccatGAGAGGCGGGCATCGTTGCTTAGCCGCTGACAGAAGCGAGTGTGCATTCGTCAAGTATCTCCCAGGACAAGAAGCCTATCCTTTGCCAGTCAGCGAAAGTAAAATCAGCGAAAGTACTGAAAATGGAAAGGTTAGCTCGGGGAGAACACGCACTTACTGCCACAGGACGTTTTCGACTACTTCCAATATAAACAGACACTTACGGCTGGGGCACGGTGTTACACCGAATACCGAGCAGCAGGGTAAATATAGACATAAGAAGATTGCCAATAAACGTATTTTGTGCCTCAGATGTGGGAAGGACTACAAGTTGTGGAAATATTATTCTTGTCACCTCAAACTAGGCCGATGTAATAAGAAGAACGACCAGTGA